The DNA sequence GGCACCGCGGCGGCGCCGGCGATGAGCGATGTGAAGGTCATCTTCCGGATGATGCCGACGCTCGATTCGACCAAGCATGCCGGCGGCCGCCTGATCTTCCCCAAGGATGGCACGCTGTTCGTCACCCTGGGAGAACGGTCGGACATGCCCGGCCGCGTTCAGGCGCAGGACCTTGGCAGCCATTTCGGCAAGATCGTCCGCATCAACCGCGACGGAACGGTGCCGCGCGACAACCCCTATCTCGCCAACAAGGCGGCGCGGCCGGAAATCTGGTCGAAAGGCCATCGCAACATCCTGTCCGCGGCGCTCGACGACCAGGGGCGGTTGTGGGACGTCGAAATGGGACCCAAGGGCGGCGACGAGCTCAACCTCGTCATGCGCGGGCGCGACTATGGTTGGCCGACGATCAGCTATGGCGAGGAATATTCGGGCAAGCCGATCGGCAAGGGCATCACCAAGGCGGCCGGCATGGAACAGCCGGTCTATTATTGGGACCCGGTCATCTCGCCATCGGGCATGACGATCTATTCCGGCAGCCTGTTGCCGGAATGGCGCGGCAATGTCTTCATCGGCGGCCTGTCGTCGAAGGCGCTGGTGCGGCTGGTGTTGAAGGAAGGCCGGGTCGCAGGCGAGGAACGGCTGCTCACCGATCGCGGCGAGCGGATCCGTGATGTCGTGCAAGGCCCCGATGGGGCCCTGTACCTGCTGACCGACGATGCCGATGGCAAGCTGTTGCGGGTGGCGCCGGCAGCCTAGCTCTTGGTCAGGCTGAGCACATTGCCATCCGGATCGTTGAACCAGGCGACCTGGGCGGCGCCGTCGGGCGCCGTCCAGATGCCGTCCTGGTCCTGGTCGAGACCGTCATAGATCGTGAAGGTGACCCCCCGCGCGCGCAGTTCGCCGGCGATCGCCACGACATCGGCCACTTTCCAGCCGAGCACCGGATGCGGACCCGCCGCGAATTGCGGAACCTCGGTAATGCGCAGGATCGTGCCTGCCAGATCATAGACCATGGCGTATTCGTCCTGGGTGCCGAGCGGCAGCGACAGCGTTTCGGCGTAGAAGCGGCGGGATCGTTCGGCATCTGTCGTCATGACGAAGGTGACCGGCGTTGCGGTGGCCAGTGACAACATGGCGTGTCTCCCCGACTGACAGCCCGATCCTATCCCGCGACGCGCCGCCCGACAACATATCTTGACCGAAGCGGCCGCTGCCGCTATCCGCCCGCCACCGGCAATCGTGCCGGTAACCACATGCAGGGGCAACCCATCCGGTGTCGGCAACAGCCGAACATCCCCTGCAGCGGACCAACCGGATAGAGGAGAGAGACTTATGGCGGCACCCGTCGTCACGATGGCGCAGCTT is a window from the Polymorphobacter fuscus genome containing:
- a CDS encoding PQQ-dependent sugar dehydrogenase, with the protein product MRHFLLALAIAAPVAAAPVPTGPANVPEFTPAFAGQTRAPAVTSQTKLAVTEIATGLNKPWGLAFLPDGRMLVSEKAAGTLRIIAKDGTKSAPVTGTPKTDARDQLGMMGVAAPGDGYVYWSYAEPRDGGNGLAVARGKLGGTAAAPAMSDVKVIFRMMPTLDSTKHAGGRLIFPKDGTLFVTLGERSDMPGRVQAQDLGSHFGKIVRINRDGTVPRDNPYLANKAARPEIWSKGHRNILSAALDDQGRLWDVEMGPKGGDELNLVMRGRDYGWPTISYGEEYSGKPIGKGITKAAGMEQPVYYWDPVISPSGMTIYSGSLLPEWRGNVFIGGLSSKALVRLVLKEGRVAGEERLLTDRGERIRDVVQGPDGALYLLTDDADGKLLRVAPAA
- a CDS encoding VOC family protein encodes the protein MLSLATATPVTFVMTTDAERSRRFYAETLSLPLGTQDEYAMVYDLAGTILRITEVPQFAAGPHPVLGWKVADVVAIAGELRARGVTFTIYDGLDQDQDGIWTAPDGAAQVAWFNDPDGNVLSLTKS